The genomic window CGAAGGAGAGGGCCATGAGTCTTGGCATCACGATCAGCCTGACGGCATATTTTCTGTTGATGATCGGCATCGGCATTTATGCCTGGCGAAAATCCACATCGAATTCCGAAGAATATATGCTGGGCGGCCGGCAACTTTCGCCGGGGGTCGCGGCTCTTTCGGCCGGCGCGTCCGATATGAGCGGCTGGCTGCTGATGGGCCTTCCGGGCGCGCTGTTCGTCTCCGGACTGACGCAGAGCTGGATCGGGATCGGCCTTGTCGTCGGCGCGTTCTTCAACTGGGTCATTGTCGCGCCGCGCCTGCGCGAGCAGACCGAGCGCTACGACAATTCGCTCACCATTCCCGAATTCCTGTCGAAACGGTTCCCGAGCCGGGCGCTTTCGCTCAGAAGCGTTTCAGCGATCGTGATCGTGGTGTTCTTCTCCGTCTACACCGCCTCGGGGCTGGTGGCGGGCGGCAAGCTGTTCGATACCGCCTTCCCGGACCTGATCCATATCGGCGGCATGAGCGCCTATCAGACCGGCATCTATCTCACCCTCGGCATCGTGTTGATCTACACCATGATCGGCGGCTTTCTGGCGGTCAGCCTGACCGATTTCGTCCAGGGCTGCATCATGATGCTGGCGCTGGTGATCATGCCGCTGGTCGTCCTCATCAAGGCCGGCGGGTTTGGCGTCTCGGAGGCGCGGATGATGAGCGTCGATCCGAATTTCCTGTCGATGTTCCACGGGCTCACCGTGATCGGCTTCCTGTCGGCGGTTGCATGGGGGCTCGGCTATTTCGGCCAGCCGCATATCATCGTGCGCTTCATGGCGGTGCGTTCGGTCAAGGATGTTCCGACCGCGCGCAATATCGGCATGACGTGGATGATCATCTCGCTTGCGGGCGCCGTCGGCGTCGGCATTTTCGGGCGTTCCTATACCGTCGGCAACAATATCAACGTTCCCGATCCGGAAACGATCTTCATCATTCTCGCCAACCAGCTTTTCATTCCGCTGGTGACCGGCTTCCTGCTGGCCGCGCTGCTTGCTGCGGTAATGAGCACGATCTCGAGTCAGCTTCTGGTGGCCTCCTCCTCGCTGACGGAGGATTTCTACCGCCTGTTCCTGCGCCGTAACGCCGGCGAGCGCGAAATGGTCAATATCGGCCGGGTGTTCGTGCTGGTGGTGGCGATCGTCGCCGCGGTCATCGCCCATAATCCCGATTCCGAGGTGCTGGGCCTCGTCTCCCATGCCTGGGCCGGTTTCGGTGCGGCCTTCGGTCCGCTGATCATCCTGTCGCTGACATGGCGCGGCATGTCCGGCGCGGGCGCGGTGGCGGGCCTTGTGGCCGGTGCCGTGACGGTGATCGTGTGGATCGCCCTCGGTCTCGACCAGAGCTTCATGGGCGGCCCCGGGGTCTATGAAATCATCCCCGGCTTCATCGTCGCATGGCTTGCCATCTGGCTGGTGAGCCTGGCAACGCCGACAAAGGACGAGTTCCGCCCGCTTGCGGCGGAATAGGCATCAACCGGGTGGCCGGCTCGGCCACCCGACCCTTGACCCTTATCCGCTTTAGTGGCACTCACCGCTCATACAAAAATGACGGAAGCCTTCTGCCATGTCCGAAGCGACGATACCGCCCCATATGCATCCCACGCGCTCCTTCCAGGGGCTAATCCTGACATTGCAGGCCTATTGGGCCGACAAGGGCTGCGCCATCCTGCAACCCTACGACATGGAAGTGGGCGCCGGCACGCTGCATCCCTCGACCACGCTCCGGGCGCTCGGGCCGAAGCGCTGGAACGTCGCCTATGTCCAGCCCTCGCGCCGCCCGGCGGATGGCCGTTACGGCGAAAACCCGAACCGCCTGCAGCACTACTACCAGTATCAGGTGCTGCTGAAGCCCTCGCCGCCGGACCTGCAGGAGCTTTACCTTGGCTCGCTGAAGGCGATCGGCCTCGATCCGTTGCTGCATGACGTCCGTTTCGTCGAGGACGACTGGGAAAATCCCACCACCGGATCGGCGGGCCTTGGCTGGGAATGCTGGTGCGACGGCATGGAAGTCTCGCAGTTCACCTATTTTCAGCAGGTCTGCGGCATCGAATGCGCGCCCGTCGCCGGCGAACTGACCTACGGCCTTGAGCGCATCGCCATGTATGTCCAGGGCGTCGACAGCGTCTATGACCTCAATTTCAACGGCCGCGACGGCGATGAAAAGGTCACCTATGGCGATGTCTTCCTGCAGACCGAGCAGGAATATTCGCGTCACAATTTCGAATACGCCAATACCGAGATGCTGCACCGCCATTTCAACGATGCCGAGGCCGAGTGCAAGGCGCTGCTCGCCGCCGGCAGCCCCGCCGAGCCGGGCATGCTGCACCGCTGCGTGTTCCCGGCCTATGACCAGTGCATCAAGGCCTCGCATCTGTTCAACCTGCTCGACGCCCGCGGCGTCGTTTCGGTGACCGAGCGGCAGAGCTACATTCTGAGGGTGCGCACACTGGCCAAGGCCTGCGGAGAGGCCTATCTTCTAACCGACGCCGGCGGTTTCGAGGCCAGGGCCGCCTGAAAGCGGCCGTTGGTACGGCAGTCAAGCGGATAACCGGGAGAAGTGCGCATGATTACCCTGATCGTCCTCATCGTCATCATCGGAGCCCTGATCGGCTTCGTGGTCGCGCTGTATAATGCGCTCGTGCGCGCCCGCCAGACCGCCGAGGAGGCATGGTCCGGCATCGACGTGCAGTTGAAGCGCCGCGCCGACCTGATCCCCAATCTTGTGGAGACCGTGAAGGGCTATGCCTCCCACGAACGCGGCACGCTGGAAGAGGTGGTCGAAAAACGAAACAAGGCCCAGAGCGTCGCCGCCAATGATGTGGCCGGGCGTGCACAGGCCGAAGGCGAACTGACACAGGCGCTCGGCCGGCTGTTTGCGCTTTCCGAAGCCTATCCGGACCTCAAGGCCAACCAGAATTTCGCCGATCTTCAGGCCTCGCTCGAAAAGACCGAGAGCGAGATCCAGATGGCCCGGCGCTATTATAACGGCGCGGCCCGCGACCTGAACATCAAGGTCGAAAGCTTCCCGAGCAACATCATCGCCGGCCAGTTCGGGTTCCGCAAGCGCGACTATTTCGAGATCGAGGATGCCGGCGACCGCGCCGTGCCGAACGTCTCGTTCTGACTGCCTGCCGCCGATAGAGTCGGCCCTGATGAAAGTGCATTCGCATGGAAAAGCTCACCATCATCCCGCCCGGCCATGCGCTTGAGGGCCATGTCAGCCCGCCCGGATCGAAGTCGATCACCAACCGGGCGCTGCTGCTTGCCGGCCTCTCGAAGGGTACCAGCAGGCTGACCGGCGCGCTGAAAAGCGCCGACACCAAGCACATGGCGAATGCTCTCAGGGCGATGGGCGTCACCGTCGAGGAGCCGGATGCGACGAGTTTCGTCGTCAAAGGCACAGGCCGTCTTGAAGCCCCTTCCGGCCCGCTCTTCCTCGGCAATGCGGGAACGGCGACCCGGTTCCTGACGGCGGCGGCGGCCAGCGTCGATGGCACCGTCATCGTCGATGGCGACGAGCACATGCGCAAGCGGCCGATCGGCCCGCTGGTCGCTGCCCTTCAGCGGCTCGGCATTTCGATTGAAGCGCCGACCGGCTGCCCGCCGGTCACCATCACCGGCAATGGCCGCTTCGGCTCCGGCCGCGTCGAGATCGACGCCGGACTTTCGAGCCAGTATGTCTCGGCGCTGCTGATGGCAGCGCCGCTCGCCTCCGCCCCGGTGACCATCGCGCTGACCGGAACCGAGATCGGCGCGCGCGGCTATATCCGCCTCACCCTCGATGCCATGGCCGCCTTCGGCGCGAAGGCCGAACAGGTGGACGAGGCCACATGGACGGTGCAGCCGGGCGATTACCGGGCCACCGACTTCCATATCGAGCCTGACGCCTCGGCCGCCACCTATCTCTGGGCGGCTGAAATCCTGACGGGCGGCGCAATCGATATCGGCACGCCGGCGGAAGACTTCACCCAGCCGGACGCGAAGTCCCACGCCGTGATGGCCGCCTTTCCGCACATGCCCGCCGAAATCGACGGCAGCCAGATGCAGGACGCCGTGCCGACGCTCGCCGTGCTCGCCGCCTTCAACGAGACCCCGGTGCGCTTCACCGGCATCGAGAACCTGCGCGTCAAGGAATGCGACCGCACCCGCGCGCTGTCGCTCGGCCTCAACGCCATCCGCGAGGGCCTTGCGGAGGAAGACGGCGACGACCTGATCGTCCATTCCGATCCGGCACTTGCCGGCCAGCACCTGCCCGCCGCAATCGACACCTTCGCCGATCATCGGATCGCGATGAGCTTCGCGCTTGCCGGTCTGAAGATTTCCGGCATCACCATTCTCGACCCGCTCTGCGTCGGCAAGACCTATCCCGGCTACTGGGACGCACTGGCCTCGCTCGGCGTCGAATACGAAACCTGAGGAGAACGCCATGGCGATGGCAAACCGGACAGTGTCAGATTTGCGGGGTTTTGCCATGCGGTGGTTTTCGACTTCTGTCGCCTTCCTTTCTTCCGTCATCCCGGCCTTGAGCCGGGATCCAGGGCAACACGGGAGGTCTATGCCGAGGACCAGCCGATCGATGAACGGCCTGAGACCCCGGCCCTGGATGCCGGCTCAAGGCCGGCATGACGGAAATGGTGGCAAGAGCACAGAACCGGCCTCGATATCCGCCCTGGCGGGCGCACTCCAATCAATCTCCCCCCTTGAGGGGGAGATGCCCCGACAGGGGCAGAGAGGGGTGAGCCGCAAGCCACGCACTCAGAGCCAATCGGATACGCTGCACCCCTCTCTGTCGCTTTCGCGACATCTCCCCCTCAAGGGGGGAGATTGGAGGTCGCTCGGCATCGTTGTGCTACTCACCACCGTCCTCCTCGCGGCCGCCCCCGTCCACGCCGCCGAAGTCATCAACAATTTCACCTCCGAGGTCACCGTCGAAAAGTCCGGCGTCTACGACGTCACCGAGACCATCGCGGTGCATGCCGAGGGCGACCAGATCAAGCGCGGCATCTTTCGTGACTTTCCCCTTCGCTTCGAGACAGATTCTGGGCGCAGCGGCGATGTCACCTTCGACCTGAAGTCCGTGACGCTCGACGGCCAGCCGGTCGATCATCACACCGAGAGCATCCCGGACGGCATTCGCATCTATATCGGCTCCGCCGATACGATGGTTCCGCCCGGCGACCATACCTATCAGCTCGCCTATGAGACAGACCGGCATGTCCGCATCTTCGACGACCACGACGAGATTTACTGGAACGTCACCGGCAATTTCTGGGCGTTCCCGATAGAGGCCGCCAAGGCCGTGATCACCCTGCCGGAAGGCGTCACGCCGACGAAGACGACCTTCTACACCGGCGAATACGGCTCGCGCGCGCAGAATGCCCGCGAAACCACGAGCGGCAATGTGGTGACGTTCGAAACCACCGCGCCGCTTGGCCCCAAGGAAGGGCTGTCCGTGGTCATCGCCGTGCCGAAAGGCGCGATCGACGCTCCCTCATCCTCCGAAAGCGCGTCGTGGTTCCTCAGCGATTATCGCAACTACTTCATCGGCTTCGGCGGGCTGCTGCTGGTGTTTGCCTATTACCTCCTGTCGTGGCGCAAGGTCGGGCGCGACCCGCCCTCAGGCGTGGTGGTGCCGCGCTGGGAGCCGCCGGAGGGTCTGTCGCCGGCGCTGGTGGCCTATGTCCAGAACCAGGGTTTCGGGTCGAGCCGGTTCGACGCGATCGCCGCAACCGCCATCGATCTCGCGGTGAAAGGCTTCCTGATCATCGACGAGCCGAAAAAGGGCATGACGCTGAAGCGCACCGACAAGCCTTACGATCCTGCCTTGCCGGCAGGGCAGAAGGCGTTGCTGAAATCGGTCGATGATGCCGGCGGCGTGTTCATCGTCGACAAGGCCCACAGCACCTCGGTGGCGTCGATGGCGAGCGCCTTCACCTCCGCCATTACCGGCGAGCATCGCGACGAGTTCTTTGTCCGCAATATCGGTTACACGGTCGGCGGCGTCGCGCTTTCGGCGCTTGCGGGGCTGGCGCTGCTGGTGTTCGGCCATATCTCCAACGCCGTCATTCCGGTGCTGTTCTTCTCGGTGTTCATTTCGGTCTTCATCGGCCTGTTCGCATCGATGATCGCCAAGGCGTTCCGGCGGCGCGGGCGCTCGATGTCGTCGGCGATCGGAACGCTGGTTGCCGCGGGAGCCATCGGGTTTTTCCTGCTGCATGCCGTTGGCGGCATGGCGGTGACGCTTGTCAGCGATCAGATCGATGCTCAGGACTGGGCCGTGATCGTCGCCTGCGGCGGGATCGTGCTCACCAACCTGATCTTCTTCTTCATCATGGGCGCGCCGACCACGGCCGGCCGCAGGAAGATGGACGAGATCGCCGGACTGAAACAATATCTGACGCTCGCGGAAGCCAACCGCATGAACATGGCCGGCGCGCCGGAAATGTCGCCACAGCATTTCGAGACGCTGTTGCCCTATGCCGTGGCGCTCGGCGTCGAAAAACCGTGGTCGGCAACCTTCGACAAATGGCTTGCCGCAGCCGTTGCCGCCGGCACGGTCGGCTATTATTCGCCCTACTGGTACGCCGGCGATTTCCGCCACCAGAACCTCTCCGACCAGATCGGCAGCTTCTCCTCGTCGATGGCCTCGACCATGTCGTCCTCCATGCCGACCCAGAACACCTCGTCCTCCGGTTTTTCGGGCGGCGGCGGGTTCTCCGGCGGCGGTGGGGGCGGCGGCGGCGGGGGCGGCTGGTAGGGCGTTCAGTCCGTCACGCGCGTGAACAGTATGCCCGACGGCTTTTCGGGATAGCCGGCATCGGGCGCGCTGTCCCACACAAGCGGCATGCGACCGAATTCGATGCCGGTCTGGTTGGCCCAGACGCTGTCCTTCAGTTCGGTGCCGATAGCGGGAAAGGTGTAGGGCGCGCATGTTCTGCCGGCGGCATCGCGCGGCACCCCGGTCTGCCAGTCGTCAAACCCGCAGCCGGCGGAACCCGCATTGGCATTGTAGTAGGTCGTCACCTCATCCGATAGCAGCGTGTAGAGAAACGGGCCGGTTTCCTGCGTGAGCTCGATGCGGTCGCCATTGGTGCGTGCCTCGGTAATAATGCCGCGATAATCGGCGCGCACTGTCGGGATATCGCAATTGTCATGCGCATAGGTCTGCGCGCTCGCCGAAATCGTGTTGCCCTCTATGGTGACCTCGGCGATCAAGCCGTGGCGTCCGCCCTTGCCGATCTGCAGGCATTCGGTGCGGAAATTTCCCTGGGGCAGGAGCGGGTTGGCGGAAACGACGGTGGCATTGCTTGCCAGAATGACGAGCGGCAAAAGGGACAATGTGTGCAAGTTCGGTTCTCCTGTCTATCCGCGCAGAATAGTAGGAAATCCGGCTCAATGCGGGCGCAAAAACGGTTCTTTTCCGGTCGCACCTCGAAAAACCGTATTGCCGGATGACTTTTTTCACGGAGCTTGCTAACACCGCCGCTACCACGTTCCAGAACATGACAGAAGCCGTTCCCGATGCCAGACCTTTTGCTTGAACTTCGCTCCGAGGAAATCCCCGCCCGCATGCAGCGGCAGGCGGCCGGCGAACTGAAGAAGCGCGTCACCGATGCGCTGGTCGATGCGGGTCTGACCTATGAGGGCGCGCGCGATTATTTCACGCCGCGCCGGCTGACGCTCGACATTCACGGCCTGACGGCGCGCTCGGCCGATGTCCGCGAGGAACGCAAGGGCCCGCGCGTCGGCGCGCCGGAAAAGGCGCTGGAGGGTTTTTTGC from Martelella sp. NC20 includes these protein-coding regions:
- the putP gene encoding sodium/proline symporter PutP translates to MSLGITISLTAYFLLMIGIGIYAWRKSTSNSEEYMLGGRQLSPGVAALSAGASDMSGWLLMGLPGALFVSGLTQSWIGIGLVVGAFFNWVIVAPRLREQTERYDNSLTIPEFLSKRFPSRALSLRSVSAIVIVVFFSVYTASGLVAGGKLFDTAFPDLIHIGGMSAYQTGIYLTLGIVLIYTMIGGFLAVSLTDFVQGCIMMLALVIMPLVVLIKAGGFGVSEARMMSVDPNFLSMFHGLTVIGFLSAVAWGLGYFGQPHIIVRFMAVRSVKDVPTARNIGMTWMIISLAGAVGVGIFGRSYTVGNNINVPDPETIFIILANQLFIPLVTGFLLAALLAAVMSTISSQLLVASSSLTEDFYRLFLRRNAGEREMVNIGRVFVLVVAIVAAVIAHNPDSEVLGLVSHAWAGFGAAFGPLIILSLTWRGMSGAGAVAGLVAGAVTVIVWIALGLDQSFMGGPGVYEIIPGFIVAWLAIWLVSLATPTKDEFRPLAAE
- a CDS encoding glycine--tRNA ligase subunit alpha, which translates into the protein MSEATIPPHMHPTRSFQGLILTLQAYWADKGCAILQPYDMEVGAGTLHPSTTLRALGPKRWNVAYVQPSRRPADGRYGENPNRLQHYYQYQVLLKPSPPDLQELYLGSLKAIGLDPLLHDVRFVEDDWENPTTGSAGLGWECWCDGMEVSQFTYFQQVCGIECAPVAGELTYGLERIAMYVQGVDSVYDLNFNGRDGDEKVTYGDVFLQTEQEYSRHNFEYANTEMLHRHFNDAEAECKALLAAGSPAEPGMLHRCVFPAYDQCIKASHLFNLLDARGVVSVTERQSYILRVRTLAKACGEAYLLTDAGGFEARAA
- a CDS encoding LemA family protein, encoding MITLIVLIVIIGALIGFVVALYNALVRARQTAEEAWSGIDVQLKRRADLIPNLVETVKGYASHERGTLEEVVEKRNKAQSVAANDVAGRAQAEGELTQALGRLFALSEAYPDLKANQNFADLQASLEKTESEIQMARRYYNGAARDLNIKVESFPSNIIAGQFGFRKRDYFEIEDAGDRAVPNVSF
- a CDS encoding 3-phosphoshikimate 1-carboxyvinyltransferase translates to MEKLTIIPPGHALEGHVSPPGSKSITNRALLLAGLSKGTSRLTGALKSADTKHMANALRAMGVTVEEPDATSFVVKGTGRLEAPSGPLFLGNAGTATRFLTAAAASVDGTVIVDGDEHMRKRPIGPLVAALQRLGISIEAPTGCPPVTITGNGRFGSGRVEIDAGLSSQYVSALLMAAPLASAPVTIALTGTEIGARGYIRLTLDAMAAFGAKAEQVDEATWTVQPGDYRATDFHIEPDASAATYLWAAEILTGGAIDIGTPAEDFTQPDAKSHAVMAAFPHMPAEIDGSQMQDAVPTLAVLAAFNETPVRFTGIENLRVKECDRTRALSLGLNAIREGLAEEDGDDLIVHSDPALAGQHLPAAIDTFADHRIAMSFALAGLKISGITILDPLCVGKTYPGYWDALASLGVEYET
- a CDS encoding DUF2207 domain-containing protein produces the protein MLLTTVLLAAAPVHAAEVINNFTSEVTVEKSGVYDVTETIAVHAEGDQIKRGIFRDFPLRFETDSGRSGDVTFDLKSVTLDGQPVDHHTESIPDGIRIYIGSADTMVPPGDHTYQLAYETDRHVRIFDDHDEIYWNVTGNFWAFPIEAAKAVITLPEGVTPTKTTFYTGEYGSRAQNARETTSGNVVTFETTAPLGPKEGLSVVIAVPKGAIDAPSSSESASWFLSDYRNYFIGFGGLLLVFAYYLLSWRKVGRDPPSGVVVPRWEPPEGLSPALVAYVQNQGFGSSRFDAIAATAIDLAVKGFLIIDEPKKGMTLKRTDKPYDPALPAGQKALLKSVDDAGGVFIVDKAHSTSVASMASAFTSAITGEHRDEFFVRNIGYTVGGVALSALAGLALLVFGHISNAVIPVLFFSVFISVFIGLFASMIAKAFRRRGRSMSSAIGTLVAAGAIGFFLLHAVGGMAVTLVSDQIDAQDWAVIVACGGIVLTNLIFFFIMGAPTTAGRRKMDEIAGLKQYLTLAEANRMNMAGAPEMSPQHFETLLPYAVALGVEKPWSATFDKWLAAAVAAGTVGYYSPYWYAGDFRHQNLSDQIGSFSSSMASTMSSSMPTQNTSSSGFSGGGGFSGGGGGGGGGGGW